The proteins below are encoded in one region of Pseudomonas entomophila L48:
- a CDS encoding serine hydrolase domain-containing protein, giving the protein MKALLFALAMTVGPAWAEDWPTAQWPVDEAHFDWQAVDTYAFAPRDAARGGIRTDALLIIRDGRILHERYAAPTSADTPHLTWSVSKSVLATLMGVAYGEERFHLDDSAARYYPALQSHPGLRIADLLHWASGLAWQEDYEYAPLKSSVVAMLYTRGRGDMAGYTAAMPADSPPGKRFLYSSGDTNLLAATLRGMVEPGRYADYPWHALFTPLGITSAVWERDATGTYVGSSYLYLSARDLARIGLLMQRDGRWGERRLLPADWVAFNRTVFTQAEPIPGEANPGGHWWLNQPLPGNPAPWPDVPADTFAALGHWGQALYVLPTQKLVIVRYADDRDASFSHNELLKRVLAALAGEGA; this is encoded by the coding sequence GGCACTGTTGTTTGCCCTGGCCATGACGGTTGGCCCTGCCTGGGCCGAAGACTGGCCCACGGCACAATGGCCGGTCGATGAGGCCCACTTCGACTGGCAGGCTGTCGACACCTATGCCTTCGCACCTCGCGATGCCGCGCGTGGCGGCATTCGTACCGACGCGCTGTTGATCATCCGCGATGGCCGCATCCTCCATGAGCGTTACGCGGCGCCAACCAGCGCCGACACCCCGCACCTGACCTGGTCGGTGAGCAAGAGCGTGCTGGCCACACTGATGGGCGTGGCCTATGGTGAAGAGCGCTTCCACCTTGATGACTCCGCGGCCCGCTACTATCCGGCCTTGCAGTCACACCCCGGGTTGCGCATCGCCGACCTGCTGCACTGGGCCAGCGGCCTGGCCTGGCAGGAGGACTACGAATATGCGCCGCTGAAGTCGTCGGTCGTGGCCATGCTCTACACCCGAGGCCGAGGCGACATGGCAGGCTACACCGCAGCGATGCCTGCCGACAGCCCGCCAGGCAAACGCTTCCTCTATTCCAGCGGTGACACCAACCTGCTGGCCGCGACCCTGCGCGGCATGGTCGAACCGGGTCGCTATGCCGACTACCCCTGGCATGCCCTGTTCACGCCGTTGGGTATCACCAGCGCCGTGTGGGAGCGCGATGCTACCGGCACCTACGTCGGCTCTTCCTACCTTTACCTGAGCGCCCGTGACCTGGCGCGTATCGGCCTGTTGATGCAGCGTGACGGACGCTGGGGCGAGCGCCGTTTGTTGCCGGCGGACTGGGTGGCGTTCAACCGAACCGTCTTCACACAGGCCGAGCCTATCCCCGGCGAAGCCAATCCTGGCGGGCACTGGTGGTTGAACCAGCCGTTGCCTGGCAACCCTGCGCCTTGGCCGGATGTGCCGGCCGACACCTTCGCCGCCCTGGGCCACTGGGGCCAGGCATTGTATGTACTGCCGACGCAGAAGCTGGTGATCGTGCGCTACGCCGATGATCGCGACGCCAGCTTCAGCCACAACGAACTGCTCAAGCGGGTGCTGGCGGCCTTGGCCGGGGAGGGCGCATGA
- a CDS encoding YceI family protein, whose product MFKAPRLLPALLLALCLPAHANWHLDGESSRLSFVTGKNGNIAEVSRFLVLHGKVDRKGGAEVTIEMDSISSGIPLRDERMRDGLFEVERFAEGKVQAQIDLRPINDLANGAQLELRLPVSVTLHGQTHDYNTLLLATRLDERRFQVVTLEPLILRAADFGLLPGLENLRKLAGLKSINPSVPVSAVLIFTAR is encoded by the coding sequence ATGTTCAAAGCGCCCCGTCTGCTGCCCGCACTGCTGCTCGCCCTGTGCCTGCCCGCCCACGCCAACTGGCACCTGGATGGCGAGTCTTCGCGGCTGTCCTTCGTCACCGGCAAGAACGGCAATATCGCCGAGGTCAGCCGCTTCCTGGTGCTGCATGGCAAGGTCGACCGAAAGGGCGGCGCCGAAGTGACCATCGAGATGGACTCGATCAGCAGCGGCATTCCGCTGCGCGACGAGCGCATGCGCGATGGCCTGTTCGAGGTCGAGCGCTTCGCCGAAGGCAAGGTGCAGGCGCAGATCGACCTGCGCCCGATCAATGACCTGGCCAACGGCGCCCAGCTGGAATTACGGTTGCCGGTGAGCGTCACCCTGCACGGCCAGACCCATGACTACAACACCCTGCTGCTGGCCACCCGCCTGGATGAGCGACGCTTCCAGGTGGTCACGCTGGAGCCGCTGATCCTGCGCGCTGCCGATTTCGGCCTGCTGCCGGGCCTGGAAAACCTGCGCAAGCTGGCCGGGCTCAAGTCGATCAACCCGTCGGTGCCGGTGAGCGCGGTACTGATCTTCACCGCCCGCTGA
- a CDS encoding phospholipase D-like domain-containing protein produces MPGPVFPWRDGNQFELLIDGPEFFPRMLLAIMRAEFQIDLELYLVEGGACAEAVVEALEQAARRGVRVRCLFDDYGSLAFPAALRERLLAAGVYLRWYNRLRWRRGLRNLYRDHRKLLLVDERWAAVGGTGVTDEFWTPGEAISEWHEVMVRMEGPVVTDWQLLFDRQWHANQRRTAWRPPEGFGLPRLPQVPAQGQGMGRVAYADARQHKDILHALVRALNSGQRRIWLATPYFLPTFSVRRSLRRAAQKGIDVRLLLTGPRTDHPAVRYAGHRYYPRLLRAGVRIFEYQPCFLHLKMAVVDDWVSVGSCNFDHWNLRFNLEANVEALDPSLTRAVTASFERDFALSQEVDLARWHARPLWRRFQQRLWGWLDRVVANWLDRRD; encoded by the coding sequence ATGCCGGGGCCGGTCTTCCCCTGGCGGGATGGCAACCAGTTCGAACTGTTGATCGATGGCCCCGAGTTCTTTCCGCGCATGCTCCTGGCGATCATGCGCGCCGAATTCCAGATCGACTTGGAGTTGTATCTGGTCGAGGGCGGGGCCTGCGCCGAGGCGGTGGTCGAGGCCCTGGAGCAGGCGGCGCGGCGCGGTGTGCGGGTACGCTGTCTGTTCGATGACTATGGTTCCCTGGCATTCCCGGCCGCACTGCGCGAGCGTCTGCTGGCCGCGGGCGTGTACCTGCGCTGGTACAACCGCCTGCGCTGGCGCCGGGGGCTGCGCAACCTCTACCGGGATCATCGCAAGCTGCTGTTGGTGGACGAACGCTGGGCGGCGGTGGGCGGCACAGGTGTCACCGACGAGTTCTGGACACCGGGCGAGGCCATCAGCGAGTGGCACGAAGTGATGGTGCGTATGGAAGGGCCGGTGGTCACCGACTGGCAATTGCTGTTCGACCGCCAGTGGCATGCCAACCAGCGCCGTACCGCCTGGCGCCCGCCGGAAGGCTTCGGCCTGCCGCGCCTGCCCCAAGTGCCGGCTCAGGGCCAGGGCATGGGCCGGGTGGCCTATGCCGATGCGCGCCAGCACAAGGATATCCTGCACGCCCTGGTGCGCGCGCTGAACAGCGGCCAGCGGCGCATCTGGCTGGCCACCCCGTATTTCCTCCCCACCTTCAGTGTGCGCCGGTCCCTGCGTCGCGCCGCGCAGAAGGGTATCGATGTGCGCCTGCTGCTCACGGGGCCGCGCACCGACCACCCGGCCGTGCGTTATGCCGGCCACCGCTACTATCCCCGTTTGCTGCGTGCCGGGGTGCGGATCTTTGAGTACCAGCCATGCTTCCTGCACCTGAAAATGGCGGTGGTGGATGACTGGGTCAGCGTCGGTTCGTGCAACTTCGATCACTGGAACCTGCGCTTCAACCTGGAAGCCAACGTCGAAGCGCTCGACCCCTCACTGACCCGCGCCGTGACGGCGAGCTTCGAACGGGACTTTGCCCTCAGCCAGGAAGTCGACCTGGCGCGCTGGCATGCCCGGCCCTTGTGGCGCCGCTTCCAGCAACGCCTGTGGGGCTGGCTCGATCGGGTGGTAGCCAACTGGCTGGACCGGCGCGACTAG
- a CDS encoding DJ-1/PfpI family protein → MTAKKILMLVGDYVEDYEAMVPFQALRMVGHTVHAVCPEKVAGQTVRTAIHDFEGEQTYSEKPGHNFALNFDFVQVRAESYDALLIPGGRAPEYLRLDERVLTLVRAFDKADKPIAAVCHGAQLLAAAGVLEGRECSAYPACAPEVRLAGGRFIDIAVDQAHVDGNLVTAPAWPAHPAWLAAFLKVLGRIPR, encoded by the coding sequence ATGACGGCGAAGAAGATTCTCATGCTGGTCGGTGATTACGTCGAGGACTATGAGGCGATGGTGCCGTTCCAGGCCCTGCGCATGGTCGGCCATACCGTACATGCGGTATGCCCGGAAAAGGTCGCGGGGCAGACCGTGCGCACCGCGATCCACGATTTTGAAGGCGAACAGACCTACAGCGAGAAGCCCGGCCACAACTTCGCCCTGAACTTCGACTTCGTGCAGGTGCGGGCCGAAAGCTACGACGCGCTGTTGATCCCAGGTGGCCGGGCGCCCGAATACCTGCGCCTGGATGAGCGGGTGCTGACGTTGGTCCGGGCATTCGACAAGGCGGACAAGCCGATCGCGGCGGTCTGCCACGGCGCGCAACTGCTGGCCGCGGCCGGCGTGCTGGAAGGGCGTGAGTGCAGCGCTTACCCAGCCTGCGCTCCGGAAGTGCGCCTGGCGGGCGGGCGCTTCATCGATATTGCCGTGGACCAGGCCCACGTGGACGGCAACCTGGTCACCGCGCCGGCCTGGCCTGCGCACCCCGCGTGGTTGGCGGCATTCCTGAAGGTACTGGGGAGGATTCCGCGCTGA
- a CDS encoding GNAT family acetyltransferase, with protein sequence MEIRLLHGAAIAPYLDDLARLRLTVFREFPYLYDGAAQDEADALSTYAESGRSLVVLALDGGHVVGASCGQPLVDAAVELQQPFLAQGQDPNSVYFFGESALLPAYRGRGLGVRFFIERESYAHKLAEFDYCAFCAVERPAGHPLRPLDYRPLHGFWRNRGFLHQPSLRTAQRWRDLDDQEQSTKILSFWLKALPV encoded by the coding sequence ATGGAAATCCGCCTGCTTCACGGCGCCGCCATCGCGCCTTACCTCGATGACCTCGCTCGCCTGCGCCTGACGGTGTTTCGCGAGTTTCCCTACCTCTACGACGGTGCCGCGCAGGATGAGGCCGATGCCTTGTCCACCTATGCCGAGTCCGGGCGCAGCCTGGTGGTGTTGGCCCTCGACGGTGGCCATGTGGTGGGCGCGTCCTGCGGACAGCCACTGGTCGATGCCGCTGTCGAGCTCCAGCAACCCTTCCTGGCCCAAGGGCAGGACCCGAATTCGGTCTACTTCTTCGGCGAGTCGGCATTGCTGCCGGCCTACCGGGGGCGAGGCCTGGGGGTGCGGTTCTTCATCGAGCGCGAGTCCTACGCCCACAAGCTTGCCGAGTTCGACTATTGCGCGTTCTGCGCGGTGGAGCGCCCGGCCGGGCATCCGCTTCGGCCATTGGACTACCGGCCTTTGCATGGTTTCTGGCGAAACAGGGGGTTTCTGCATCAGCCGTCGTTGCGCACTGCCCAGCGTTGGCGGGACCTGGACGATCAGGAGCAGTCCACCAAGATCCTGTCCTTCTGGCTCAAGGCCCTTCCGGTGTGA